From the genome of Mastomys coucha isolate ucsf_1 unplaced genomic scaffold, UCSF_Mcou_1 pScaffold6, whole genome shotgun sequence, one region includes:
- the Bcl11b gene encoding B-cell lymphoma/leukemia 11B isoform X7, translating into MSRRKQGNPQHLSQRELITRKDEPSSYICTTCKQPFNSAWFLLQHAQNTHGFRIYLEPGPASTSLTPRLTIPPPLGPEAVAQSPLMNFLGDSNPFNLLRMTGPILRDHPGFGEGRLPGTPPLFSPPPRHHLDPHRLSAEEMGLVAQHPSAFDRVMRLNPMAIDSPAMDFSRRLRELAGNSSTPPPVSPGRGNPMHRLLNPFQPSPKSPFLSTPPLPPMPAGTPPPQPPAKSKSCEFCGKTFKFQSNLIVHRRSHTGEKPYKCQLCDHACSQASKLKRHMKTHMHKAGSLAGRSDDGLSAASSPEPGTSELPGDLKAADGDFRHHESDPSLGPEPEDDEDEEEEEEELLLENESRPESSFSMDSELGRGRENGGGVPPGVAGAGAAAAALADEKALALGKVMEDAGLGALPQYGEKRGTFLKRAGDTGDTGAGGCGDAGAPGAVNGRGGAFAPGAEPFPALFPRKPAPLPSPGLGGPALHAAKRIKVEKDLELPPAALIPSENVYSQWLVGYAASRHFMKDPFLGFTDARQSPFATSSEHSSENGSLRFSTPPGDLLDGGLSGRSGTASGGSTPHLGGPGPGRPSSKEGRRSDTCEYCGKVFKNCSNLTVHRRSHTGERPYKCELCNYACAQSSKLTRHMKTHGQIGKEVYRCDICQMPFSVYSTLEKHMKKWHGEHLLTNDVKIEQAERS; encoded by the coding sequence GTAAAGATGAGCCTTCCAGCTATATTTGCACAACATGCAAGCAGCCCTTCAACAGCGCCTGGTTCCTGCTGCAGCATGCGCAGAACACGCATGGCTTCCGCATCTACCTGGAGCCTGGGCCGGCCAGCACCTCGCTTACGCCCAGGCTCACCATCCCGCCGCCGCTCGGGCCGGAGGCCGTGGCGCAGTCCCCACTCATGAATTTCCTGGGGGACAGCAATCCTTTCAACCTGCTGCGCATGACTGGCCCCATCCTGCGGGACCACCCTGGCTTCGGCGAGGGCCGTCTGCCCGGTACGCCACCGCTCTTCAGCCCACCGCCACGCCATCACTTGGACCCACACCGCCTCAGTGCAGAGGAGATGGGGCTCGTGGCCCAGCACCCCAGTGCCTTCGACCGAGTCATGCGCCTGAACCCCATGGCCATAGACTCTCCCGCCATGGACTTCTCCCGGCGGCTGCGAGAACTGGCCGGCAACAGCTCCACGCCGCCGCCCGTGTCCCCAGGCCGTGGCAACCCTATGCACCGGCTGCTGAACCCTTTCCAGCCCAGCCCCAAGTCCCCATTCCTCAGCACGCCACCGCTGCCACCCATGCCCGCGGGCACGCCACCACCGCAGCCGCCTGCCAAGAGCAAGTCCTGTGAGTTCTGCGGCAAGACCTTCAAATTCCAGAGCAATCTCATCGTGCACAGGCGCAGCCACACGGGCGAGAAGCCCTACAAGTGCCAGCTGTGCGACCACGCGTGCTCGCAGGCGAGCAAGCTCAAGCGTCACATGAAGACGCACATGCACAAGGCCGGCTCGCTGGCTGGCCGCTCAGACGACGGGCTCTCAGCCGCCAGCTCCCCCGAGCCCGGCACCAGTGAGCTGCCAGGCGACCTCAAAGCAGCCGATGGAGACTTCCGCCACCATGAGAGCGACCCATCTCTGGGCCCGGAGCCTGAGGATgacgaggatgaggaggaggaagaagaggagctgCTGCTGGAGAACGAGAGCCGGCCTGAGTCGAGCTTCAGTATGGACTCGGAGCTGGGTCGTGGCCGTGAGAATGGGGGTGGCGTGCCACCGGGGGTGGCGGGCGCAGGGGCTGCAGCTGCGGCTCTGGCGGATGAGAAGGCGCTGGCACTGGGCAAGGTGATGGAGGACGCAGGGCTGGGCGCACTGCCGCAGTACGGGGAGAAACGAGGCACCTTCCTGAAGCGTGCAGGCGACACGGGTGACACAGGAGCTGGTGGCTGCGGGGACGCGGGTGCACCAGGAGCAGTGAACGGGCGTGGCGGGGCCTTTGCGCCAGGCGCAGAGCCCTTTCCAGCGCTCTTCCCACGCAAGCCGGCACCGCTGCCCAGCCCAGGGCTCGGTGGTCCTGCGCTACACGCGGCCAAGCGCATCAAGGTGGAGAAAGACCTGGAGCTGCCACCCGCCGCCCTCATCCCATCGGAGAACGTGTACTCGCAGTGGCTCGTGGGCTACGCAGCATCGCGCCACTTCATGAAGGACCCATTCCTGGGCTTCACGGATGCGCGCCAGTCGCCTTTCGCCACGTCGTCGGAACATTCCTCCGAGAACGGCAGCCTCCGCTTCTCCACGCCACCCGGGGACCTGCTGGACGGCGGGCTGTCGGGGCGCAGTGGCACCGCGAGTGGGGGCAGCACACCTCACCTGGGTGGCCCCGGCCCTGGGCGGCCGAGCTCCAAGGAGGGTCGCCGCAGCGACACGTGCGAGTACTGCGGCAAGGTCTTCAAGAACTGTAGCAATCTGACGGTGCACCGGAGGAGCCACACCGGCGAGCGGCCTTACAAGTGCGAGCTGTGCAACTACGCGTGCGCGCAGAGCAGCAAGCTCACGCGCCACATGAAGACGCACGGGCAGATCGGCAAGGAGGTGTACCGCTGCGACATCTGCCAGATGCCCTTCAGCGTCTACAGCACCCTGGAGAAACACATGAAAAAGTGGCACGGTGAACACTTGCTGACTAATGATGTCAAAATCGAGCAGGCTGAGAGGAGCTAA